In Deltaproteobacteria bacterium, the genomic window GCGCCCACCGGATCATGCACGCCTTCGTGAAAGGCGACGGTGAGAGGCTCCACGAGCAGCTCATGAAATTCATTCACGAGGGGAAACTGATCATCGGTGTCTGCAACGGGTTCCAGCTCATGGTCAAACTGGGGCTGTTGCCCGCCTTTGACGGTGATTATCACCGGCAGGCCGTCACGCTCACCTTCAACGACGAGGGACGTTTCGAAGACCGGTGGGTCTATCTCAAGGTGAACGACGGATCACCCTGCGTGTTCACAAAAGGTCTCGATGGCCTCTACCTGCCGGTACGGCATGGCGAGGGGAAATTTGTCGTCGCCGATGAAGCGCTCCGGCAGCGCCTCGCCGCGAGCGGCCAGATCGCCCTTCAGTACAGCGATGCCTCCTGCCGCACCGCGGTGATGGAATATCCCCTGAACCCCAACGGTTCCGAAGATGCCGTGGCGGGTATCTGCGATCCAACGGGACGTATCTTCGGCCTCATGCCGCATCCCGAAGCCTACCTCCACTACACGAACCATCCGCGCTGGACCCGGGAGAACCTTCCCGAAGAAGGCATGGGCCTGCGCCTTTTCAGGAACGCCGTCGATTTTATCAGGAAGGATCTCTGAACCCTGTAACCCTTGACCCCTTGAAACCTGAAAAAGACAGCACCTTTTCCGTTTTTAAACCGGTTGAAACGCGTTCATGTCTTCCAGATGGTCCAGCACACTGAGGTACAGTCGATCACGCTTATTAAGGATCTCTTCCTCGCTTCTCCCGTTATAGTCGTAAACACCCTTTGATGTCTTCGCGCCCAGGTGACCCCGCTTTACCTTTTGCTCGATGAACGTATTGTTCACCCCGTGACTCTTCATGACGTCCAGGACCAGATCGAGACCCGTGAAATCCATGTTCTGAACGACACCGACGATGGGCAGCCTGATACCCAGACTGGTTTTTACCGCCTGATCGATATCCTCGGCGGTCGCCCATCCATTTTCCAGTATTTCAAAATACGCGATGGCCATATAGTTCTGGATCCGGTTCACAATGAAGGAACGGACGAATTCCTTCATTACTACCGGTTTTTTGCCCAGCCGCTTCATCAGGTCTGCGGTAACCTGAACAGCCTCCGGAGCGGTTTTCGGCCCGGGAACGACCTCGACGAGCGGTATGATATGCGCCGGGGCGAACCAGTGGGCCACGACCAGCCTCTCCGGTCTTTTGATCTCCGCGAAGCT contains:
- a CDS encoding phosphoribosylformylglycinamidine synthase subunit PurQ — its product is MIQNVRSIVITGNGTNCEREMAHACRLAGSDQVDIVYISQLLSGEKKLDEYHLLNLPGGFLDGDDLGSAKAGAHRIMHAFVKGDGERLHEQLMKFIHEGKLIIGVCNGFQLMVKLGLLPAFDGDYHRQAVTLTFNDEGRFEDRWVYLKVNDGSPCVFTKGLDGLYLPVRHGEGKFVVADEALRQRLAASGQIALQYSDASCRTAVMEYPLNPNGSEDAVAGICDPTGRIFGLMPHPEAYLHYTNHPRWTRENLPEEGMGLRLFRNAVDFIRKDL
- a CDS encoding 3-hydroxyacyl-CoA dehydrogenase family protein; this translates as MRSEDIKKTIVVGAGVMGNSIALSFAKAGIEVALVDVNKKTLDRALKLIRSSLNTLADHGSIAGDEIPSIIDRIQVSTDLESSAQNVDFAMEVVVEVEDVKKKVFSELAGLIPEDAIIASNTSGLDVFSFAEIKRPERLVVAHWFAPAHIIPLVEVVPGPKTAPEAVQVTADLMKRLGKKPVVMKEFVRSFIVNRIQNYMAIAYFEILENGWATAEDIDQAVKTSLGIRLPIVGVVQNMDFTGLDLVLDVMKSHGVNNTFIEQKVKRGHLGAKTSKGVYDYNGRSEEEILNKRDRLYLSVLDHLEDMNAFQPV